The following coding sequences are from one Gossypium hirsutum isolate 1008001.06 chromosome A12, Gossypium_hirsutum_v2.1, whole genome shotgun sequence window:
- the LOC107933328 gene encoding cyclin-dependent kinase inhibitor 7, producing the protein MYPPLSHHHHHHQKLTKTRKQTLETNKNKFSLSLSLSKKGKKKREIKSFYFPILIMRRKCRTIGEIAVMELADVRDQTRAVATTGSVQKKRRRLNDGNEEEECRKVTSSTTSTTSYIQLRSRTILADRHRRDGNRCLSLNSDHDDDVSCCSSNIESSDKRIMELPDLEDESIEVETSTHFSSSERETTPLNELRAEPEDLDSTSRPSETNSRHRSTVEKMPTEAELEEFFAPAEEKLQKQFADKYNFDIVKDEPLEGRYEWIRLKP; encoded by the exons ATGTACCCTCCCCTCTCtcaccatcaccatcatcatcaaaaGCTAACAAAAACCAGAAAACAAACGCTCGAAACCAACaaaaacaaattctctctctctctctctctctcaaagaaagggaaaaaaaaaagagagatcaAGAGTTTCTATTTTCCTATTTTAATTATGAGGAGAAAGTGTAGAACAATTGGAGAAATTGCAGTTATGGAACTAGCTGACGTCAGAGATCAAACGCGAGCCGTGGCAACAACCGGAAGTGTTCAGAAGAAACGCAGAAGATTAAACGACGGCAACGAAGAAGAGGAATGTAGAAAAGTAACTTCTTCTACGACCTCAACTACATCTTATATCCAGTTAAGAAGTCGGACAATTCTGGCGGATCGCCATCGTCGTGACGGCAATCGGTGTTTGAGCCTTAACTCGGATCATGATGATGACGTGTCGTGTTGTTCAAGCAATATTGAATCGAGTGATAAAAGGATTATGGAATTGCCAGATCTGGAG GATGAGagtattgaagttgaaacgtCCACGCATTTCAGCAGCAGCGAAAG AGAAACGACACCGTTGAATGAGCTCCGAGCTGAACCAGAAGACCTGGATTCAACGTCGAGGCCATCAGAGACGAATTCTCGCCATAGGTCAACGGTGGAGAAAATGCCAACCGAAGCTGAACTCGAAGAATTCTTTGCTCCTGCCGAGGAAAAACTTCAGAAACAGTTTGCAGATAA GTATAACTTCGATATTGTCAAAGATGAACCGTTGGAAGGACGTTACGAGTGGATTCGATTAAAGCCATGA
- the LOC107921649 gene encoding uncharacterized protein, with protein MENEFLSKVEDNAAVRAWSKRLQSERGDSLAEGYVSELQDFTHVNVVQNELQELRDIWASWNEGIKQLFYQNYGDVSYLLDIRVDKNLFRALVQFWNSAYKCFTFGETNLVPTMKEYTTLLRCSKIQVRKTYARVFSSQTFMKKLMSISGMSEPWVTTRIQQKGDSKCIPWENLQDLILTHLDERKRVDIFALSIYELVIFPKALRHVDEAVIDLFDCLEKGITLVLAILAETFRSLSSCRKTGNGRFIRCAQLLMAWFHGYYWKVDKVSYRVFSEGYFPLKEEAGIQKREDISEEKWMDILQNLKEGDIKWRAYWMVPDEIIYRCGNFDWVPLLGIWGATGYTPLLALRQYKSRQFVPTTYGLAQSEFSFKGAHYKKRVQELSDAWKQTCWMKRLAIGSMVTPEYSEWFKKRINDNIPRPSLENARPIREQLHVAPSELEIISQDFQKNNLELGKKIEQLEEEKMHLRLDADVQRSEAEKWRKGKTKAEKDLNSLKTDYKKLRLSMRTAGLGKTFEQWRHELREEKANNDRWEKKFRKAQSRNEDLEKSLSVSRNE; from the coding sequence atggagaatgaatttcttagtaaAGTCGAGGATAATGCGGCCGTTCGTGCATGGTCGAAGAGGCTGCAATCGGAGAGAGGGGATAGCTTGGCAGAAGGGTATGTATCGGAGCTGCAAGATTTCACTCACGTCAATGTAGTACAGAACGAGCTGCAAGAGTTGAGAGATATTTGGGCTAGTTGGAATGAAGGAATCAAGCAATTGTTTTACCAAAATTATGGTGACGTATCCTATCTGCTAGACATTAGAGTGGATAAGAATTTGTTCCGAGCCTTGGTACAGTTTTGGAATTCTGCGtacaagtgtttcacttttggagaaACGAATTTGGTACCTACCATGAAGGAATACACTACTTTGCTCAGGTGTTCCAAAATTCAGGTCCGGAAGACTTATGCTCGGGTTTTTAGTAGTCAGACTTTCATGAAGAAACTGATGAGCATTTctgggatgagcgagccttgGGTCACTACTCGGAttcagcaaaaaggagatagcaaATGTATCCCTTGGGAGAATTTGCAAGATTTGATCTTGACACATCTAGATGAAAGAAAGAGGGTTGATATATTTGCCTTAAGCATCTACGAATTAGTGATCTTTCCTAAGGCTTTGAGGCACGTAGACGAGGCAGTCATTGACTTGTTTGATTGCCTTGAAAAGGGAATCACACTGGTACTGGCAATATTGGCAGAAACGTTCAGATCTTTGAGCTCATGTCGGAAGACAGGCAATGGACGATTCATTAGATGTGCACAATTATTGATGGCATGGTTCCACGGGTACTATTGGAAGGTAGACAAAGTTTCCTATCGAGTCTTCTCCGAGGGTTATTTCCCGTTAAAAGAAGAAGCAGGTATACAGAAGAGAGAGGATATCTcagaggagaagtggatggaCATTCTTCAGAACCTCAAGGAGGGGGATATTAAGTGGAGAGCTTATTGGATGGTTCCTGACGAGATCATATACCGATGTGGTAACTTCGATTGGGTGCCATTgttaggaatttggggagctaccgGGTATACTCCACTGTTAGCCTTGAGGCAATATAAGTCGAGGCAGTTTGTACCCACAACCTATGGGCTTGCTCAGAGTGAATTCTCATTTAAAGGTGCTCATTATAAGAAGAGAGTTCAGGAGTTATCGGATGCTTGGAAGCAAACTTGTTGGATGAAGAGGTTAGCCATCGGTTCCATGGTAACGCCCGAGTATAGCGAGTGGTTTAAGaagaggattaatgataatattcCTAGGCCAAGCTTGGAGAATGCTCGACCTATCAGGGAACAATTACATGTCGCCCCATCAGAATTGGAAATTATAAGTCAAGATTTTCAGAAGAATAATTTAGAGCTCGGGAAGAAGATCGAACAGTTAGAAGAAGAGAAGATGCATCTAAGGTTAGACGCTGATGTTCAGAGGTCAGAGGCTGAGAAATGGAGAAAAGGGAAAACTAAGGCCGAAAAAGACCTAAACAGCTTGAAGACGGACTACAAAAAGCTACGCCTATCTATGAGGACTGCGGGTTTAGGTAAGACTTTTGAACAATGGCGCCACGAACTTCGAGAAGAAAAAGCCAATAACGATCGGTGGGAAAAAAAATTTCGAAAAGCTCAATCACGAAACGAAGATTTAGAGAAAAGTCTGTCGGTAAGCAGAAATGAGTGA